A window of Sinimarinibacterium sp. NLF-5-8 genomic DNA:
TCGAGTATCCGATGGTCAACCTTGATACTTCCAGCCTTTCGCATCCCTTTTACACGGGCAAGCAAAAGGTCATCGATACCGGTGGTCGCGTCAGCCGCTTCAACAATCGCTACGGCAAGAAAGCCTGATCACGATTCTGGTAGCCAACAAAAAACCGCGCCGCAAGCGCGGTTTTTTGTTGGCCGTTTCTCATCCAACTGGATGTTGACCGGCAAAAATCGCTATCCTTGCGCCACTTTTGTTTCTCAACCCAAGCCCATCCCCACGCGCCGCGCGCCGATGCCTTGCAGGTCGCGCCGCGTTTGTGTGTGAGGACGGGCGGATTCGGTCTTAACGTAAGAGGTTTTTAGATGAGTGCGTCCAACTACAGCCTGATCAACAACCAAACAGGCAACAAACTCGATTTAGCGTCGGTCCAGGGCACGCTCGGCCCCGTCGGGCTGGATGTCAGCAAGCTGTACGGCCAGGCGGGTGTGTTTACCTATGACCCCGGTTTTGCCTCCACCTGCTCCACCCAGAGCGCCATCACCTATATCGACGGCGACAAGGGCGTGCTGCTGTACCGTGGCTATCCGGTTGCGCAACTGGCGGAAAAATGCAGCTTCATCGAAGTGGCGCATCTGATCCTCAACGGTGAGTTGCCCAACACGGCGGAGTTGCAGGCGTTTGATCAGACCATCCGCAAGCACACGATGATCAACGAATCGTTGATGAGCTTCTTCAATGGTTTTCGTTATGACGCGCATCCGATGGCCATGCTCACCGGCGTGGTCGGCTCGCTGTCGGCGTTCTACCACGACCCCAATGCGACCAAGGACGAGGAATACCGCAAAGTCTTTGCCCACCGCATGATCGCCAAGATTCCCACCATTGCCGCAGCCACTTTCAAGCGTCATATGGGTCAGCCGGTGATGTATCCGAAAAACTCGCTGGATTACTGCTCCAACCTGCTGCACATGATGTTTGCGGTTCCGGCAGAAGATTACGAAGTCAATCCGGTGGCCGCGCGCGCGCTCGACGTGCTGTTTACGCTGCACGCCGATCACGAACAGAACGCTTCGACTTCAACGGTGCGCATGGCCGGTTCGACCGGCACCAATCCGTATGCCGCCATCGCTGCGGGCATTGCTGCGCTGTGGGGGCCGCTGCACGGCGGCGCCAACGAAGCGGTGCTCAAGATGCTCGACGAAATCGGTGACGTGAAAAACGTGCGCGGCTTCATGGACAAGGTCAAGGACAAAGAATCCGGCGTGCGTCTGATGGGCTTTGGTCACCGCGTCTACAAAAACTTCGACCCGCGCGCGACCATCATCCGCGAGGAGTGCTACAAGGTGCTCAAGGCGCTCAACGTCAACGATCCCAAGCTGGAACTGGCGATCAGGCTCGAAGAAATCGCCCTGTCGGACGACTACTTCAAGCAGCGCAAGCTCTATCCCAACGTCGATTTCTACTCCGGCATCATCTACAAGGCGCTGGGCATTCCGGTGAGCATGTTCACGCCGATGTTTGCCGTCGCCCGCACCGTCGGCTGGGTTGCGCACTGGATGGAAATGACCGCCGATCCGAGCCTGCGCATTGCCCGTCCGCGCCAGGTCTATACCGGCGCCGATACCCGCAACGTGGTCGATCTGGCGCAGCGCTGAGCGCGCGCGCAACGCCCAAAAAAACCGCAGCGATTTTTTCGCTGCGGTTTTTTTGTGGGCGCCGGTATGCGTGTGCGTTCAGTCCGGCGCAGACGCATCGAGCAGGCGTTGAACTGCCGCGGCATCCGCGCGCACAAAAGCCTTGCCGTCGACCGGATTGATCGGCACGCGGCGCACGTCATCGGCGCCGAACACGGCGATATCGACGCCGATACGTTGCCATTGCAGGCGAATCAGCGGCACTTGTTCTTCTTGCCCATTGGGGTAACGGTAGCGGCGTTCGTCCGCCTCGTAGCGCAGGTGGCGATCCATCAAAAACAGATCCACCGCCTCGGCCGGATCGGCAAACGCATGCAACTGGACATGATGAGCCGGTGTCACCGCGCCGCTGAGTGCAGCTCCCACCAGACGCGGCGCAAATGCCTGCAACAGGTGCATGGCCTGGTGTGCGGCCTGACGCATCTGTTGCAGATGCGCGCGGTAGGCGCTGCCGCCAAACAGACGCTGATAGTCGATCACGGCGGCATGGATCGCACGGTTGTCAGGCAGCGGCGTGCGCGCGGGCAGCCCCAGCCGCGCCAGCGCGCGCTGCTTGGCGAGGCGGTAATCGGTGAGCTGGCCGGTACAGACCTCGCGCGCAATTTCGGCAACCAGTTCGGCAGGCAGCATGGCGTCAGAACAAATCCTGCAAGGGATTGCTGCTTTCGCCCGGCGTGTTGCCATCGGCCTGGGTTTCGGCCTCGGGGATGTTGTCCTGCTGAACGGTTTCAAAGATGGCATCGGCATCACCTGCGGCGGCCAGCTTGCCGGTTTTGCGGTTGATCCGCACTTCGGTCAACCCCGGTGGCCGTGGCAGGCGTTCCTGTTTGACGCCCTTGAGCGCCGTGCGCATGTAGTCAATCCAGATCGGCAGGGCGGTGCGGCCCCCGACTTCACCGCGACCCAGCGGCGCGGGCTGGTCAAAGCCAACCCAGCTGGCAACCGCCTGATGGCGTTGAAAGCCGACGAACCACGCATCGTTTTCATCGTTGCTGGTGCCGGTCTTGCCGGCCAGATCATTGCGCTGCAACTCGCGCACGCGCGCGGCGGTGCCGCGCGTGGCCACGTCGTGCATCATGTCGCTGACCAGCCAAACCACCTTGGGATCAACCGCCTGTGGTGCCCGTGGCGCAGTATTTTGCGGTGTCGATTCGGCCTCGCTGTCGTCGCGGCATTGCGGGCACGCGCGCGCAGGGTCGGCACGATCCAGTACCTTGCCCTGGGCATCGCGCAC
This region includes:
- a CDS encoding citrate synthase — protein: MSASNYSLINNQTGNKLDLASVQGTLGPVGLDVSKLYGQAGVFTYDPGFASTCSTQSAITYIDGDKGVLLYRGYPVAQLAEKCSFIEVAHLILNGELPNTAELQAFDQTIRKHTMINESLMSFFNGFRYDAHPMAMLTGVVGSLSAFYHDPNATKDEEYRKVFAHRMIAKIPTIAAATFKRHMGQPVMYPKNSLDYCSNLLHMMFAVPAEDYEVNPVAARALDVLFTLHADHEQNASTSTVRMAGSTGTNPYAAIAAGIAALWGPLHGGANEAVLKMLDEIGDVKNVRGFMDKVKDKESGVRLMGFGHRVYKNFDPRATIIREECYKVLKALNVNDPKLELAIRLEEIALSDDYFKQRKLYPNVDFYSGIIYKALGIPVSMFTPMFAVARTVGWVAHWMEMTADPSLRIARPRQVYTGADTRNVVDLAQR
- a CDS encoding type B 50S ribosomal protein L31; translation: MKEGIHPEYRTVAFKDAGADHIFLIRSTVKASEKTTVDGVEYPMVNLDTSSLSHPFYTGKQKVIDTGGRVSRFNNRYGKKA